The following are from one region of the Abiotrophia defectiva ATCC 49176 genome:
- a CDS encoding DUF308 domain-containing protein, which produces MKFSNRLLLFLAGVVFALLGLFLFTNPVANLVAYSWWISFGLLVSSIAAILGYFSAPKELRSPVYLFQGFVSLLLALYLVAYGFVTLPVVIPTIVGIWLIVEAIIAFFKGNRLGLIFPIIGSNITWVALLAFLLGLVILFNPVATSVFVVYVKAFAFLVTGFTYIIEAFRK; this is translated from the coding sequence ATGAAATTTTCTAATCGTTTACTGCTATTCCTTGCAGGAGTTGTTTTTGCCCTTTTAGGACTTTTCCTATTTACAAACCCAGTAGCTAATCTTGTTGCTTACAGCTGGTGGATTTCATTTGGTTTACTGGTTTCTTCTATAGCAGCTATTTTAGGCTATTTCTCTGCACCAAAAGAGCTTCGCTCACCTGTTTATCTTTTCCAAGGGTTTGTTAGTCTTCTCTTAGCTCTTTACCTCGTTGCTTATGGCTTTGTGACCCTGCCGGTCGTCATTCCGACCATTGTAGGAATTTGGTTAATTGTAGAAGCCATTATTGCCTTCTTTAAAGGCAATCGTCTAGGATTGATTTTCCCTATTATTGGTAGCAATATCACGTGGGTAGCCTTGCTTGCATTTTTACTAGGTCTAGTTATTCTGTTCAATCCAGTGGCTACAAGTGTCTTTGTCGTTTATGTCAAAGCCTTTGCATTTTTAGTTACTGGCTTCACCTACATTATTGAGGCCTTTCGTAAATAG
- a CDS encoding heavy metal translocating P-type ATPase, translated as MKCLKYNKRIIETVLCLGFILLGLVFLESQPVWGQASFILAFLIGGYEPALEGWKELVEEHHLNVDVLMVLAALGAGIIDYWLEGALLIFIFALSGTLEELAMKKSQDAITALMALRPDKAWRILSDGQLEEVETGELMIGDRLRVKKGQAVPIDGKLISDWASLDEAMVTGEPIPADKAAGDLVLGGTLNVGAELDMVVTVAQEDTLFAKIVALVKQAQGQKSRVSSLIENLEDGYVKAVLFLVPTFIVAVHFLLGWSWLDSFYRGMILLTVASPCALVASSTPAVLAAISRAARMGVMVKGGQIMDQIGDVNLVVMDKTGTLTQGQPQVEEAWFAEEATGLNALVATAEATSTHPVAQAILNYVGDYQAVNLDQLEDVTGRGFTCAYQGHDWRIGKADFVLEAVGQVPADLEQVLAKQEAAGKTLVLVSRDQELVAWYALFDRVKAESKATVELLHQLGVQVVMMTGDHQAAAQTIANDLGIDQVQANCLPDDKARLVADYKAQGYCVAMVGDGINDAPALAQADVSFAIGSGTDIAMETADCVIMDDLTRVPQAIRLSRRMKTIIMQNIIFALAVIVCLIAANVFQVVSLPLGVVGHEGSTILVILNGLRLLGFRHNPSDLKSVQAAQVAQ; from the coding sequence ATGAAATGCTTAAAATACAATAAACGAATTATTGAGACCGTGCTCTGCCTAGGCTTTATCCTATTGGGACTGGTCTTTTTAGAAAGTCAACCTGTCTGGGGACAGGCAAGTTTTATTCTAGCTTTCTTGATTGGGGGCTATGAGCCAGCCCTGGAAGGCTGGAAGGAGTTAGTGGAGGAGCATCACCTTAATGTAGATGTCCTCATGGTCTTGGCTGCTTTGGGTGCAGGCATTATTGATTACTGGTTAGAAGGGGCCTTGCTGATTTTTATCTTTGCCCTGTCAGGGACTTTGGAAGAATTAGCTATGAAGAAGAGCCAGGATGCCATTACGGCCCTCATGGCCTTACGGCCAGACAAGGCTTGGCGCATTCTATCCGACGGTCAGTTGGAAGAAGTAGAAACCGGCGAGCTCATGATTGGCGACCGTCTGCGAGTTAAAAAAGGCCAGGCAGTGCCAATTGATGGTAAGTTAATCAGCGACTGGGCTAGTCTAGATGAAGCTATGGTGACAGGGGAGCCAATCCCAGCGGACAAGGCAGCGGGCGACCTAGTATTAGGCGGGACCCTCAATGTGGGCGCAGAATTGGACATGGTAGTCACCGTAGCTCAAGAAGATACCCTCTTCGCTAAAATCGTAGCCCTGGTCAAACAAGCCCAAGGCCAAAAGAGCCGGGTGTCTAGCCTGATTGAAAACTTAGAAGATGGCTATGTGAAGGCGGTGCTTTTCCTGGTTCCGACCTTTATCGTGGCGGTCCACTTCTTGTTGGGCTGGTCCTGGTTGGATAGCTTCTACCGCGGCATGATTCTCTTGACCGTGGCTTCTCCTTGTGCCTTGGTGGCTAGCTCAACCCCAGCCGTTTTAGCGGCCATTAGCCGAGCTGCCCGCATGGGCGTCATGGTCAAAGGCGGCCAAATCATGGACCAAATAGGCGACGTCAACCTAGTGGTAATGGATAAGACCGGGACCTTGACCCAGGGCCAACCCCAGGTGGAAGAAGCCTGGTTTGCGGAAGAGGCGACTGGCTTGAATGCCTTGGTGGCAACAGCTGAAGCAACCTCTACCCATCCTGTAGCTCAAGCCATCTTGAACTATGTGGGCGACTATCAAGCGGTGAATTTGGATCAGCTTGAGGACGTGACTGGTCGAGGTTTTACTTGTGCCTATCAAGGGCATGACTGGCGGATTGGTAAGGCGGATTTCGTCTTAGAGGCAGTGGGACAAGTACCCGCTGACTTAGAACAAGTCCTAGCCAAGCAAGAAGCAGCCGGCAAGACCCTGGTCTTGGTGTCTCGTGACCAAGAATTGGTGGCTTGGTATGCGCTCTTTGACCGGGTTAAGGCAGAGAGTAAGGCCACAGTGGAGCTACTACATCAATTAGGCGTCCAAGTGGTCATGATGACTGGGGACCACCAGGCAGCGGCCCAAACCATTGCTAATGACTTGGGAATTGACCAAGTGCAGGCTAACTGTCTGCCGGATGACAAGGCCCGTTTGGTGGCCGACTACAAGGCTCAAGGCTATTGTGTGGCCATGGTAGGGGACGGCATCAATGATGCGCCAGCCTTGGCTCAAGCGGATGTCAGCTTTGCCATTGGTTCAGGGACTGACATTGCCATGGAAACGGCCGACTGCGTCATTATGGATGACTTGACTCGGGTACCTCAGGCCATTCGTCTCTCTCGTCGCATGAAGACCATTATTATGCAAAATATTATCTTCGCCTTGGCCGTCATTGTCTGCCTGATTGCAGCCAATGTCTTCCAAGTAGTGAGTCTACCGCTGGGTGTGGTGGGCCACGAAGGTTCTACGATTTTAGTTATTCTCAACGGCTTACGTCTCTTGGGTTTTCGGCATAACCCATCAGACCTTAAGTCAGTCCAAGCGGCACAAGTAGCCCAATAG
- a CDS encoding GNAT family N-acetyltransferase yields the protein MTHYPVESTELMPEDFYERVFTHGYETYFNQPKPEGLDQSFIWQMKDGERLVAAMNGKIRHQAMKIENLAIDPDYQGQRLGSQFIDYAKDYARQVGVTSILLTTRTYQAKDFYLKHGFEVYGFLEDVPMPGVGVYYMIYRFK from the coding sequence ATGACACACTATCCTGTGGAAAGCACAGAGCTCATGCCAGAAGATTTCTATGAGAGAGTCTTTACGCATGGCTATGAGACCTACTTCAATCAGCCTAAGCCTGAGGGCTTGGACCAATCCTTCATCTGGCAGATGAAAGACGGAGAGCGCTTGGTGGCAGCCATGAATGGTAAAATTCGTCATCAGGCCATGAAAATCGAGAACCTGGCCATCGACCCGGACTATCAGGGCCAGCGCCTAGGCAGCCAGTTTATAGACTATGCCAAGGACTATGCCCGTCAAGTCGGGGTGACCAGCATTCTCTTAACCACGCGGACCTATCAGGCCAAGGACTTCTATCTCAAGCACGGCTTTGAGGTCTATGGTTTCTTGGAAGATGTTCCTATGCCAGGGGTCGGGGTCTACTATATGATTTATCGATTTAAATAA
- a CDS encoding exodeoxyribonuclease III, producing MKLISWNIDSLNAALTSDSARAQLSKAVLDQLAQAGADIIAIQETKLSPTGPTKKHEEILAEYFPGYAHTWRSSQEPARKGYAGTLFLYRESLKPKVTFPEIGAPSTMDLEGRIITLEFDDFYVTQVYTPNAGDGLKRLAERQVWDAKYADYLVSLDAKKPVLATGDFNVAHQEIDLANPGANRQSAGFTDEERAGFTHLLSRGFTDSFRHLHGDVPHQYTWWAQRSRTSKINNTGWRIDYWLVSDRIADKVTKSQMLDSGARQDHTPILLEINL from the coding sequence ATGAAACTCATCTCATGGAATATCGATTCACTCAATGCGGCCCTAACTAGCGACTCGGCCCGGGCCCAACTCTCCAAGGCAGTCCTAGACCAGCTAGCGCAAGCAGGAGCAGACATTATTGCCATTCAAGAAACCAAGTTATCACCAACGGGTCCAACCAAGAAGCATGAAGAAATCTTGGCAGAATACTTCCCGGGTTATGCCCACACTTGGCGGTCCTCTCAGGAGCCAGCCCGCAAGGGATATGCTGGAACCCTCTTCCTCTATCGGGAGAGCTTGAAGCCTAAGGTGACCTTCCCTGAAATCGGGGCGCCGTCGACCATGGACTTGGAAGGCCGGATCATTACCCTGGAATTTGACGATTTCTATGTCACTCAGGTCTACACGCCTAATGCGGGGGATGGCCTCAAGCGTCTGGCAGAGCGTCAGGTTTGGGATGCCAAATACGCTGACTACCTGGTGAGTTTGGATGCTAAGAAACCAGTCTTGGCAACGGGGGACTTCAACGTTGCCCACCAGGAAATCGACTTGGCTAATCCAGGAGCCAACCGCCAATCCGCGGGCTTTACCGATGAAGAACGGGCAGGCTTTACCCATTTGCTCAGCCGGGGCTTTACCGATAGTTTCCGCCACCTACATGGGGATGTGCCGCATCAATATACCTGGTGGGCGCAGCGTAGTCGGACTAGCAAGATTAACAATACAGGCTGGCGCATTGATTACTGGTTAGTATCTGATCGTATTGCAGACAAGGTAACCAAGTCCCAGATGCTAGATTCAGGGGCGCGCCAAGACCATACGCCTATACTGTTAGAAATTAACTTATAA
- a CDS encoding bacteriocin-associated integral membrane family protein codes for MKKLFICLSTIFLSCFFIWIIILRAPQYLYTSYDSVTLLRVKKGAQEPTREEFERELEKFASSEQSLIARRIVEPSKDGRTNFTYATYGQGGLPKEFQAASQESRERSDPLNSYLLLSGSLTKEKLAAKLDDLGYKAIADRKTPPYLLAFWIALNPLLLISLAIFGLAFFAMVIITRIKEMRAAGIQLFSGQTLLSIIGSALYDDVKWLCLAGGGSLIVGGAVLLGQGLFYPVLLATFSIGVGLYLLFLLGISLVLSLLYLMSLSYKALVPALKGRLPLKRLMTLTLLCQLVAVFTVGFAVKTGLTSYQRLQELQLSKQAWEDRADYYQISFGLGDRGKKTESQSKWYAFAKEAIEEEQALYVKDNLLHFANPQGQNEQGETLDTYSPDANTLYVSPSYLEKEKVVVDAETKQKLAHLQKGEFVLLLPERLRSREAELKKIFEEGLSYYGKSGEEASAPLDYEMKAYVSYLSMGEKRFVYNNGENPVSTQYLTDPILVVFTPTSTGDSFTSLSSWSINAGKNIFVKGYEEGIKLLKNAGIYDQVSYLKEGRSVYLARYYEVQTQTLTLILGAIIGIASSLLLFYSVNLLYFEQFRREILIKRISGLRFFETHAQYMISQFASFVFGASLFIWRSQDVVIGLVTLSIFLVSAILTLYRQAQKESRVSMTIMKGK; via the coding sequence ATGAAGAAACTATTTATTTGCTTATCTACTATTTTTCTCAGTTGCTTCTTCATTTGGATTATTATCTTACGTGCCCCTCAGTATCTCTATACTAGTTATGACTCCGTTACCCTGCTACGTGTTAAAAAGGGGGCACAAGAGCCGACTCGTGAGGAATTTGAGCGAGAGTTGGAGAAGTTTGCAAGCTCGGAGCAGAGTTTGATTGCCAGACGGATAGTAGAGCCGAGTAAGGATGGAAGGACCAACTTCACCTATGCGACCTATGGTCAGGGAGGCTTGCCAAAAGAGTTTCAAGCGGCCAGCCAAGAAAGCCGAGAACGGAGCGATCCTCTCAATAGCTACCTTCTCTTATCTGGTTCATTAACCAAGGAAAAATTAGCCGCAAAATTAGATGATTTAGGTTATAAAGCGATTGCAGACCGCAAAACTCCTCCGTATCTTTTAGCTTTTTGGATTGCTTTAAATCCGTTGTTGTTGATTAGTTTAGCTATATTTGGATTAGCTTTCTTTGCTATGGTGATTATCACTCGGATTAAGGAGATGCGGGCTGCAGGGATTCAGCTCTTTTCAGGACAGACCCTCTTGTCCATTATAGGAAGCGCCTTATACGATGATGTCAAGTGGCTTTGCTTAGCTGGGGGAGGATCCCTTATAGTGGGAGGTGCTGTCCTCCTCGGCCAAGGGCTCTTTTATCCCGTTCTTTTAGCAACCTTTAGTATCGGAGTGGGGCTTTATCTTCTCTTTTTATTGGGAATTTCGCTCGTACTGAGCCTGCTCTATTTGATGAGCTTGAGCTACAAGGCTTTGGTTCCTGCGTTAAAAGGACGTTTGCCTCTCAAACGTTTGATGACCTTGACCTTGCTATGTCAGTTGGTTGCTGTCTTTACAGTAGGTTTTGCAGTCAAGACTGGCTTGACTTCTTACCAGCGTTTACAGGAACTCCAGCTATCCAAGCAAGCTTGGGAAGATCGAGCAGATTATTACCAGATTTCCTTTGGGCTCGGTGATAGAGGAAAAAAAACGGAAAGTCAGAGCAAGTGGTATGCCTTTGCCAAGGAAGCAATCGAAGAAGAACAAGCCCTTTATGTAAAGGATAATCTGCTCCATTTTGCCAATCCACAAGGACAAAATGAACAGGGAGAGACACTGGATACTTATAGTCCAGATGCTAATACGCTCTATGTTAGTCCCAGTTATTTGGAGAAGGAAAAGGTCGTGGTAGATGCTGAGACAAAACAGAAGTTAGCCCATCTCCAAAAAGGTGAGTTTGTCCTCTTGCTCCCAGAACGTTTGCGCTCTCGAGAAGCAGAACTAAAAAAAATCTTTGAAGAAGGATTGAGTTATTATGGAAAATCTGGTGAGGAGGCAAGTGCTCCTTTGGATTATGAGATGAAAGCGTACGTTAGTTATCTTTCAATGGGAGAAAAGCGATTTGTTTATAATAACGGCGAGAACCCAGTATCCACTCAGTATTTGACGGATCCGATTTTAGTGGTATTCACGCCGACTTCTACAGGTGATAGTTTTACATCCTTATCTAGTTGGTCTATCAATGCTGGTAAGAATATCTTTGTCAAAGGATATGAAGAAGGGATTAAACTCTTGAAAAATGCAGGAATTTATGATCAAGTATCCTACCTCAAGGAGGGACGAAGTGTTTACCTCGCACGTTACTATGAGGTTCAAACACAAACTCTAACCCTTATTTTAGGAGCTATTATTGGAATCGCGAGTTCTTTGCTTCTCTTTTATTCTGTGAATCTTCTTTATTTTGAACAATTCCGTCGTGAGATTTTGATTAAACGAATTTCTGGTTTGCGATTTTTTGAAACGCACGCTCAGTATATGATTAGTCAATTTGCTAGTTTTGTATTCGGTGCGAGTCTCTTTATTTGGCGTAGTCAGGATGTGGTGATTGGATTGGTAACTTTATCGATCTTCCTCGTTAGTGCTATACTGACTCTCTACCGTCAAGCACAGAAAGAATCTCGTGTTTCTATGACCATTATGAAAGGAAAATAG
- a CDS encoding ABC transporter ATP-binding protein has product MIELKNISKKFGSRQLFSDTNLQFEGGKIYALIGTSGCGKTTLLNMIGRLEPYDNGEIIYDGTSLKDIKPSVFFRDYLGYLFQDFGLIESQTVKENLNLGLVGKKLKEKEKISLMKKALNRVNLSYLDLKQPIFELSGGEAQRVALAKIILKDPPLILADEPTASLDPKNSEELLSILESLKNPNRTIIIATHNPLIWEQVDQVIRVTDLSHR; this is encoded by the coding sequence ATGATTGAACTAAAGAATATATCTAAAAAATTTGGAAGCCGTCAGCTATTTTCAGATACTAATCTTCAATTTGAAGGTGGGAAAATTTATGCCTTAATCGGTACAAGTGGCTGTGGTAAGACAACCCTCTTGAATATGATTGGACGATTAGAGCCATATGATAATGGAGAAATTATCTATGATGGCACTTCTCTTAAGGATATCAAGCCCTCTGTTTTCTTTAGAGATTACTTGGGATATTTATTTCAAGATTTTGGCTTAATTGAAAGCCAAACAGTTAAAGAGAATCTCAATCTGGGTTTAGTTGGTAAAAAGTTGAAAGAAAAAGAGAAAATCTCTCTGATGAAAAAAGCTCTAAACCGTGTCAACCTCTCTTATTTAGATTTAAAGCAACCTATATTTGAGTTATCAGGAGGAGAAGCACAACGTGTTGCGCTAGCGAAGATAATTTTAAAGGATCCGCCTTTGATTCTTGCAGATGAACCGACCGCTTCGCTAGACCCCAAAAACTCTGAGGAATTACTTTCTATCCTAGAATCTTTAAAAAATCCGAATCGAACTATTATTATTGCGACCCACAATCCTCTTATTTGGGAACAAGTGGACCAAGTTATTCGAGTTACCGATTTATCACATAGATGA
- a CDS encoding TIGR02328 family protein, whose translation MRLWHQALIDKLPRQQLLGQHRECAALRGKGWGKPHSVVNYVFEHSPYKLYAYHRLIMEEMVRRGYRPDDQWWEPSYRGKIMPTYEASQIQAQPLGSPIYAEHDAAYLAECLANLRAKGIELEPEN comes from the coding sequence ATGAGATTATGGCATCAAGCCTTGATTGACAAGTTGCCAAGACAGCAGCTGCTAGGTCAGCATCGGGAGTGTGCGGCCTTGCGGGGCAAGGGTTGGGGCAAGCCCCACAGTGTGGTGAACTATGTCTTTGAACATTCGCCCTACAAGCTCTATGCCTATCACCGCCTGATTATGGAGGAAATGGTCCGCCGGGGCTATCGGCCGGACGACCAGTGGTGGGAGCCAAGCTATCGTGGCAAAATCATGCCAACTTATGAAGCTAGCCAAATCCAAGCTCAGCCACTGGGCTCTCCTATTTATGCGGAGCATGACGCGGCTTATCTGGCTGAGTGCTTAGCTAACTTGCGAGCTAAGGGTATTGAATTAGAACCAGAAAACTAG